One Streptomyces sp. NBC_01237 genomic region harbors:
- a CDS encoding nuclear transport factor 2 family protein — MNHDAHPVDPMEQLLAERACERLVVEFVRRLDLGDPPAVADLFTPDGRWEWPAGGRRIEGREALRTYFGSRPADRHSRRMCTNILVTVDSPTTASSTTYFATFRVDGAGDTLPAPRLPANVGHYEDTFRKVDGVWLLASRTLVLAFGGATERIAPAPPSGA, encoded by the coding sequence ATGAACCATGACGCGCACCCGGTCGACCCGATGGAACAGCTGCTGGCGGAGCGGGCGTGCGAACGGCTCGTCGTCGAGTTCGTCCGCAGGCTCGACCTCGGCGATCCGCCCGCGGTGGCCGACCTGTTCACCCCGGACGGCCGGTGGGAGTGGCCCGCGGGCGGGCGCCGTATCGAGGGGCGGGAGGCGCTGCGGACCTACTTCGGGTCCCGGCCCGCCGACCGGCACTCGCGTCGGATGTGCACGAACATCCTGGTCACCGTCGACTCGCCCACCACGGCCTCGTCGACGACGTATTTCGCGACCTTCCGGGTCGACGGTGCCGGGGACACGCTGCCCGCTCCGCGGCTGCCGGCGAATGTCGGCCACTACGAGGACACGTTCCGCAAGGTCGACGGGGTCTGGCTGCTCGCCTCGCGCACCCTGGTGCTGGCCTTCGGCGGCGCCACGGAGCGGATCGCGCCGGCGCCCCCGTCCGGCGCCTGA
- a CDS encoding VOC family protein — protein sequence MTILKTYARLWADDMDASLPLLRQLVGGEPDLRFAFGSIELAAIGDFLVIAGPAEERARYAHASATVVVSDLDELSARLAASDGRITTPEATGPTGRYLYARHAGGAEVEYVEWVPELVSRITP from the coding sequence ATGACCATCCTCAAGACATACGCACGCCTGTGGGCCGACGACATGGACGCGAGCCTGCCACTGCTGCGGCAGCTCGTCGGCGGCGAACCCGATCTGCGTTTCGCCTTCGGTTCGATCGAGCTCGCGGCCATCGGCGACTTCCTCGTCATCGCCGGTCCCGCGGAAGAACGCGCGCGGTACGCCCATGCCTCGGCGACGGTGGTCGTCTCCGACCTCGATGAGCTGTCCGCCCGGCTCGCCGCGAGCGACGGGCGGATCACCACACCTGAGGCCACCGGCCCGACCGGCCGCTACCTCTACGCACGGCATGCGGGCGGGGCGGAGGTCGAGTACGTGGAGTGGGTCCCGGAGCTCGTCAGCAGGATCACCCCCTGA
- a CDS encoding ABC transporter ATP-binding protein: MTGRATEAAEGTGIPEDTGATAKSTGGVRGVGGLWAERVSREAGGRLILDGVSITPPPGATVALLGPNGSGKSTLLRVLAGVLAPGSGTVTLDGRPLGDIGRRTVARRVAVVDQHAATQVELSVLDVVRLGRIPHRRAWSAPDRADEEAVREALERTGLADRAGQFWHTLSGGERQRVQIARALAQQPRELLLDEPTNHLDIQHQLELLALVASLPVTSVIALHDLNLAAMFCDRITVLKAGRVVAAGTPAEVITAELVEDVYRVRAVVTPEGPDGRPSVRFLPGRGPAAAR, translated from the coding sequence ATGACAGGCCGGGCCACCGAGGCAGCCGAAGGCACGGGAATCCCCGAAGACACCGGGGCGACCGCGAAGAGCACCGGGGGCGTCAGGGGTGTCGGGGGCCTGTGGGCCGAACGCGTCAGCCGCGAGGCGGGCGGCCGGCTCATCCTCGACGGGGTGAGCATCACGCCGCCGCCCGGCGCCACCGTCGCCCTGCTCGGCCCCAACGGGTCCGGCAAGTCCACCCTGTTGCGGGTCCTCGCGGGCGTCCTCGCCCCGGGCAGCGGCACGGTCACGCTGGACGGCCGCCCGCTCGGCGACATCGGCCGCCGCACCGTGGCCCGGCGCGTGGCCGTGGTCGACCAGCACGCGGCCACCCAGGTCGAACTCAGCGTGCTGGACGTCGTACGCCTCGGGCGCATCCCGCACCGCCGCGCCTGGTCCGCACCGGACCGGGCCGACGAGGAGGCCGTCCGCGAAGCGCTGGAGCGCACCGGACTGGCCGACCGTGCCGGACAGTTCTGGCACACCCTGTCCGGCGGTGAGCGCCAGCGGGTCCAGATCGCCCGCGCCCTGGCCCAGCAGCCGCGCGAACTCCTCCTGGACGAGCCGACGAACCACCTCGACATCCAGCACCAGCTGGAGCTGCTGGCCCTGGTCGCCTCGCTGCCGGTCACCAGCGTGATCGCGCTGCACGACCTCAACCTCGCCGCGATGTTCTGCGACCGGATCACGGTGCTGAAGGCGGGCCGGGTGGTCGCGGCCGGCACCCCGGCCGAGGTGATCACCGCAGAGCTCGTCGAGGACGTCTACCGGGTACGGGCGGTCGTCACGCCCGAAGGTCCGGACGGGCGGCCGTCGGTCCGCTTCCTGCCGGGGCGCGGGCCGGCCGCCGCGCGGTAG
- a CDS encoding PRC and DUF2382 domain-containing protein, whose protein sequence is MGAADGFTDSGELDGLTVYDNEGEKVGSVGRVYVDDDTGRPDWVTVKTGLFGMKESFVPLAGARRVGSDLHVSYPKDSVKDAPRVDADAHLSVSEEEELYRHYGLTRKAGAIGDKGRAGAGAPNAAKTGAMGAAGAAGAAGAGTRDAASTGRTTTGTGTTTGMAGAGTGMGKHRDMDTSATARPLAGAGAERSATGSGGKEEMIRSEEQLHVGTEEYESGRARLHKYVVTENVTRTVPVSHEEVRVVREPLRPGEKSAGTTNIGEQDMEVTLHAERATVRKEAVPVERVRLETNKVTEQKEVSAEVRKEKIDYADGKDMGTGKDMGGEFGQGRRH, encoded by the coding sequence ATGGGAGCCGCTGACGGTTTCACGGATTCCGGAGAGCTGGACGGTCTGACCGTCTACGACAACGAGGGCGAGAAGGTCGGCAGTGTGGGCCGGGTGTACGTCGATGACGACACCGGCAGGCCCGACTGGGTCACCGTCAAGACCGGGCTGTTCGGCATGAAGGAGAGCTTCGTACCGCTCGCCGGAGCCCGTCGGGTGGGCTCCGACCTGCACGTCTCGTATCCGAAGGACAGCGTCAAGGACGCCCCGAGGGTGGACGCGGACGCGCACCTGTCCGTCTCGGAGGAGGAAGAGCTCTACCGGCACTACGGGCTGACCAGGAAGGCCGGCGCCATCGGTGACAAGGGGCGTGCCGGGGCCGGCGCGCCGAACGCCGCCAAGACCGGTGCGATGGGCGCGGCGGGCGCTGCGGGTGCCGCGGGCGCCGGGACACGCGACGCGGCCTCGACGGGCCGCACCACCACGGGCACCGGCACGACCACGGGCATGGCAGGAGCGGGTACCGGCATGGGCAAGCACCGCGACATGGACACCTCCGCGACGGCACGTCCGCTCGCCGGAGCCGGGGCCGAACGGTCCGCCACCGGTTCCGGTGGCAAGGAGGAGATGATCCGTTCCGAGGAGCAGCTGCACGTCGGCACGGAGGAGTACGAGAGCGGACGGGCCCGTCTGCACAAGTACGTCGTGACGGAGAACGTCACCCGCACCGTGCCGGTGTCCCACGAAGAGGTACGGGTGGTCCGCGAGCCGCTGCGTCCGGGCGAGAAGTCGGCCGGGACGACGAACATCGGTGAGCAGGACATGGAGGTGACGCTGCACGCCGAACGCGCCACCGTCCGCAAGGAGGCCGTCCCGGTGGAGCGCGTCCGCCTGGAGACCAACAAGGTCACCGAGCAGAAGGAGGTCTCCGCCGAGGTCCGCAAGGAGAAGATCGACTACGCGGACGGCAAGGACATGGGCACGGGCAAGGACATGGGCGGCGAGTTCGGCCAGGGACGCCGCCACTGA
- a CDS encoding sulfite oxidase gives MTSVPLSESEDHYERIRLRQWSRGRARSAGFDRRDLLKLVAAASAAAPLVAAAASPARAAAIAPDVVKPLPPELFTVRGTNAETNFAALRSTGLLTPVDRFFVRNHTATPRIDAAGWRLTVWGSGLTGGPVEFSYADLRALPAVTRTAFVECAGNGRSFYASQQNQQVSGTAWTMGAIGTARWRGVRLADVLHRAGIGRNAVDVLPRGLDAEVISEGVNLGRVRRPLPVAKALDDVLLAYEMNGEPLPPDHGHPVRLIVPSWVGVANIKWVGDIEVSAEPLFTPWNTGLYRLFGPEHPPEGSAPLTRQTLKSAFELNLGASFPAHRRVLLTGRSWSGGAPVRSVEISTDGGTRWRRARLRDEPRSGSWVRWSADWVPGDRGPGVLLARATDRSGRTQPEVAVHNTQGYLFDAVVRHPVTVL, from the coding sequence ATGACTTCCGTGCCGCTGTCCGAGTCAGAGGACCACTACGAGCGGATACGGCTTCGCCAGTGGTCGCGCGGCCGTGCGCGCTCGGCCGGATTCGACCGCCGGGACCTGCTGAAACTGGTCGCGGCGGCTTCGGCGGCCGCGCCGCTGGTCGCGGCCGCCGCCTCGCCCGCGCGGGCGGCCGCGATCGCGCCGGACGTGGTGAAGCCGCTGCCTCCCGAGCTGTTCACGGTGCGCGGCACCAACGCCGAGACCAACTTCGCGGCGCTGCGCTCCACGGGCCTGCTCACCCCCGTCGACCGCTTCTTCGTCCGCAACCACACCGCCACCCCGCGGATCGACGCGGCCGGCTGGCGGCTGACCGTGTGGGGCAGCGGGCTGACGGGAGGGCCGGTCGAATTCTCGTACGCCGATCTGCGCGCCCTGCCCGCGGTGACCCGCACGGCCTTCGTCGAGTGCGCGGGCAATGGCCGCAGCTTCTACGCCTCTCAGCAGAATCAGCAGGTCAGCGGCACCGCCTGGACCATGGGCGCGATCGGCACAGCGCGCTGGCGCGGGGTGCGGCTGGCGGACGTGCTCCACCGTGCGGGGATCGGCCGGAACGCGGTCGACGTGCTGCCGCGCGGCCTGGACGCGGAGGTCATCAGCGAGGGCGTCAACCTGGGCCGGGTGCGCAGACCGCTGCCGGTCGCGAAGGCTCTGGACGACGTACTGCTCGCCTACGAGATGAACGGTGAGCCGCTGCCGCCCGACCACGGCCATCCGGTCCGTCTGATCGTCCCTTCGTGGGTGGGGGTCGCGAACATCAAGTGGGTCGGTGACATCGAGGTGAGCGCGGAGCCGCTGTTCACGCCGTGGAACACGGGTCTGTACCGTCTGTTCGGCCCCGAGCATCCGCCGGAGGGCAGCGCGCCGCTGACCCGCCAGACCTTGAAGAGCGCGTTCGAGCTGAACCTCGGCGCCTCGTTCCCGGCGCACCGGCGGGTGCTGCTGACGGGCCGTTCCTGGTCGGGTGGGGCGCCGGTGCGCTCCGTCGAGATCAGCACCGACGGCGGTACCCGCTGGCGCCGTGCCCGGCTGCGCGACGAACCCCGGTCCGGCAGCTGGGTCCGGTGGTCGGCCGACTGGGTGCCCGGGGACCGGGGGCCCGGGGTGCTGCTGGCCCGCGCGACGGACCGTTCGGGGCGTACGCAGCCGGAGGTGGCGGTCCACAACACACAGGGCTATCTGTTCGACGCGGTGGTCCGGCACCCGGTGACGGTGCTCTGA
- a CDS encoding NADP-dependent oxidoreductase gives MPKVYIFHRYGGPEAEAFSERPVPVPGPGELLVAVRAAGVNPVDWKRRSGLRRPGSDPAPLPGVFGSEVSGTVEAVGPGVEGFAPGQPVFGSPLTGGYAEYALLAADATAHKPDGLSFTDAAVLPVAAATAYDGLRQLDAAPGSTLLVTGAGGGVGVAAVQLARHFGIRVLGTASAAKQDLVESLGAVHVTYGPGVEDRIRAAAPEGVDAAFDLAGGEALTAAAAVVGDRKRLISAGSPGEVTELGGAAVRRTRSAAVLDELARLVVGGALRTQVTRTFPLAEADRALRTVEGGHARGKIVIEVAG, from the coding sequence ATGCCCAAGGTGTACATATTCCACCGCTACGGCGGACCCGAGGCGGAAGCCTTCAGCGAGCGGCCGGTGCCCGTCCCCGGGCCCGGTGAACTGCTCGTCGCCGTCCGGGCGGCCGGGGTCAACCCGGTCGACTGGAAGCGGCGGTCCGGTCTCCGCCGACCGGGAAGTGATCCGGCGCCCCTGCCGGGTGTCTTCGGCAGCGAGGTGTCGGGGACGGTGGAGGCGGTCGGGCCGGGTGTCGAGGGCTTCGCGCCCGGTCAGCCGGTCTTCGGCTCCCCGCTGACCGGCGGTTACGCCGAGTACGCCCTGCTGGCGGCCGACGCCACCGCCCACAAGCCGGACGGGCTGTCGTTCACGGACGCGGCGGTGCTGCCGGTCGCGGCGGCCACCGCGTACGACGGACTGCGCCAGCTCGACGCGGCTCCCGGCTCCACTCTGCTGGTCACCGGAGCCGGTGGCGGTGTCGGTGTGGCCGCGGTGCAGCTCGCGCGCCACTTCGGGATCCGGGTTCTCGGTACGGCGAGCGCGGCCAAGCAGGACCTCGTCGAATCGCTGGGCGCCGTTCATGTGACGTACGGGCCCGGAGTCGAGGACCGGATACGGGCCGCGGCCCCCGAAGGCGTGGACGCGGCCTTCGACCTGGCCGGCGGCGAGGCGCTGACGGCCGCCGCCGCCGTGGTGGGGGACCGGAAGCGGCTGATCAGCGCCGGGTCGCCGGGGGAGGTCACCGAGCTGGGCGGTGCGGCCGTGCGCCGGACCCGTTCCGCGGCCGTGCTCGACGAACTGGCACGCCTCGTCGTCGGCGGAGCGCTGCGCACCCAGGTGACGCGGACGTTCCCGCTGGCCGAAGCCGACCGGGCACTGCGTACGGTGGAAGGCGGCCACGCACGCGGAAAGATCGTGATCGAGGTGGCCGGATGA
- a CDS encoding adenosylcobinamide amidohydrolase: MWRLGAGVRVCSSAVLGGGIGPRAWILNAQVPGGYPRLDPERHLAEIAAAEGLTGPGAGLMTAADVTAHTRAADEGVTATVTCGLGVRGWAAAPAEAIAGAPLPGTVNIVVTVPAALSDAALVNAVATATEAKVQALLDAGLDCSGTPTDAVCVAAPEPGPEGGEPFAGPRSPWGSRIARAVHAAVLASARTAP, encoded by the coding sequence GTGTGGCGGCTGGGGGCGGGCGTACGGGTGTGCAGCAGCGCCGTACTCGGCGGCGGCATCGGACCCCGCGCCTGGATCCTCAACGCACAGGTACCCGGTGGCTATCCCCGCCTGGACCCCGAGCGCCACCTCGCCGAGATCGCCGCCGCGGAAGGGCTCACCGGACCGGGCGCCGGGCTGATGACGGCGGCCGACGTCACCGCTCACACCCGGGCCGCCGACGAGGGTGTGACAGCCACCGTCACCTGCGGGCTCGGCGTGCGGGGCTGGGCCGCGGCCCCGGCCGAGGCGATCGCCGGAGCGCCGCTCCCCGGCACCGTCAACATCGTCGTCACGGTACCCGCCGCCCTGTCCGACGCCGCTCTGGTCAACGCCGTCGCCACCGCCACCGAAGCCAAGGTCCAGGCGCTCCTGGACGCCGGTCTCGACTGCTCGGGCACCCCCACGGACGCCGTGTGCGTCGCGGCCCCCGAGCCGGGGCCCGAAGGCGGCGAACCCTTCGCCGGGCCGCGCTCGCCGTGGGGCTCCCGCATCGCCAGGGCGGTGCACGCCGCCGTGCTGGCGAGCGCGCGGACCGCTCCCTGA
- the metX gene encoding homoserine O-acetyltransferase MetX: MNPTATSRVLPLPPAAGGRREEDPPGGRSWVVLERPLTLESGPALPDVGLAYETWGRRAPDGANAVLVLHALTGDSHVAGPAGPGHPTAGWWDALVGPGKALDTDHWFVVAPNVLGGCQGSTGPSSRRPEGIRWGDAFPYLTVRDQVAAEVALADALGIERWAAVVGGSMGGMRALEWAVGHPERTGSLLVLAAPAAASAEQIAWGSVQISAIRTDPGWRGGHYHDAAPGEGPHRGLGQARRIAHVTYRSEPELASRFGREPQPGEQPERGGRYRVESYLDHHADKLVHRFDAGSYVVLTEAMNGHDVGRGRGGVARALRRAGMPALVAGVDSDRLYPLTQQAELAALLPGADRLRTVESPYGHDGFLIETDQVGMLMRELLPVPRPSHLPQERP; encoded by the coding sequence CTGAACCCGACGGCCACGTCCCGTGTCCTTCCCCTCCCGCCGGCCGCCGGAGGCCGGCGGGAGGAGGACCCGCCCGGCGGACGCTCCTGGGTGGTCCTGGAGCGGCCGCTGACGCTGGAGTCCGGCCCCGCCCTGCCGGACGTGGGCCTGGCGTACGAGACATGGGGGCGGCGGGCCCCGGACGGGGCCAACGCCGTGCTGGTCCTGCACGCGCTGACCGGTGACAGCCATGTGGCCGGACCCGCGGGACCGGGGCACCCGACCGCGGGGTGGTGGGATGCGCTGGTCGGTCCGGGGAAGGCACTCGACACCGACCACTGGTTCGTCGTCGCGCCGAATGTGCTGGGCGGCTGCCAGGGCAGCACCGGCCCCTCGTCCCGGCGGCCTGAAGGCATCCGCTGGGGTGACGCATTCCCGTATCTGACGGTCCGTGACCAGGTGGCGGCGGAGGTGGCGCTGGCCGACGCGCTCGGCATCGAACGCTGGGCGGCGGTCGTCGGGGGTTCGATGGGCGGCATGCGGGCCCTCGAATGGGCGGTGGGCCATCCGGAGCGCACGGGGTCCCTCCTCGTGCTGGCGGCCCCGGCCGCCGCCTCCGCTGAGCAGATAGCCTGGGGGTCGGTGCAGATCTCCGCGATCCGTACGGACCCGGGGTGGCGGGGCGGGCACTACCACGACGCGGCACCGGGCGAGGGCCCCCACCGGGGTCTCGGCCAGGCCCGGCGGATCGCCCATGTCACCTACCGCAGCGAGCCGGAGCTGGCTTCCCGGTTCGGCAGGGAGCCCCAGCCGGGTGAACAGCCGGAGCGGGGCGGCCGCTACCGGGTGGAGTCCTATCTCGACCACCACGCGGACAAGCTGGTGCACCGCTTCGACGCGGGTAGCTATGTGGTGCTCACGGAGGCGATGAACGGGCACGACGTCGGCCGGGGCCGGGGCGGTGTCGCCCGGGCGCTGCGCCGGGCGGGGATGCCCGCCCTGGTCGCGGGTGTCGATTCGGACCGGCTGTATCCGCTGACGCAGCAGGCGGAGCTGGCGGCGCTGCTGCCGGGCGCGGACCGGCTCAGGACCGTCGAATCACCGTACGGGCACGACGGATTCCTGATCGAGACCGATCAAGTGGGCATGCTGATGCGGGAGTTGCTTCCCGTTCCCCGTCCCTCTCATCTTCCCCAGGAGCGCCCATGA
- a CDS encoding SigB/SigF/SigG family RNA polymerase sigma factor yields MTAHTAQTATAAERTGAVERADFAEQLPWIEDAGKIAPKDARKLSKLFFDRLQDLEEGTQEYQYARNTLIEMNLSLVRFAAGRFRNRGSGDMEDIVQVGTIGLIKAIDRFDLSREVEFTSFAVPYIVGEIKRFFRDTSWAVHVPRRLQELRVDLAKSKESLAGDLDRDPTVHELAEHLGIEEAEVTEGIVASNGYTAGSLDMPTDTSQSGRHNAGGRTFADILGEPDPAMESVENLHALAPLLGELDARERRIIDMRFGQELTQAQIGAELGISQMHVSRLLSRMLLRLRSGMLTQE; encoded by the coding sequence ATGACGGCGCACACCGCGCAGACCGCCACCGCTGCGGAACGGACCGGCGCAGTGGAACGAGCAGACTTCGCCGAGCAGCTGCCATGGATCGAGGATGCCGGGAAGATCGCGCCGAAGGACGCGCGCAAGCTCTCGAAGCTCTTCTTCGACCGGCTCCAGGACCTGGAAGAGGGCACCCAGGAGTACCAGTACGCACGGAACACGCTCATCGAGATGAACCTGTCCCTGGTCCGGTTCGCCGCGGGCCGGTTCCGCAACCGGGGCAGCGGCGACATGGAGGACATCGTCCAGGTCGGCACGATCGGTCTGATCAAGGCGATCGACCGGTTCGACCTCTCCCGCGAGGTCGAGTTCACCTCGTTCGCCGTCCCGTACATCGTCGGCGAGATCAAACGATTCTTCCGGGACACCAGCTGGGCCGTGCATGTGCCGCGCCGGCTGCAGGAGTTGCGTGTCGACCTCGCCAAGTCGAAGGAGTCCCTCGCGGGCGATCTCGACCGGGACCCCACCGTTCACGAACTGGCCGAGCATCTGGGCATCGAGGAGGCGGAGGTGACCGAGGGCATCGTCGCTTCCAACGGGTACACGGCGGGTTCGCTGGACATGCCGACCGACACCTCGCAGTCGGGACGCCACAACGCGGGCGGGCGCACCTTCGCCGACATCCTGGGCGAACCGGACCCGGCCATGGAGAGCGTGGAGAATCTGCACGCTCTCGCTCCGCTGCTCGGGGAGCTGGACGCCCGCGAGCGCCGCATCATCGACATGCGCTTCGGCCAGGAGCTGACGCAGGCGCAGATCGGCGCGGAACTCGGGATCTCCCAGATGCATGTGTCGCGGCTGCTGAGCCGCATGCTGCTCCGGCTGCGCAGCGGCATGCTCACCCAGGAGTAG
- a CDS encoding GNAT family N-acetyltransferase: MPVHSSAGHPAHPLDNPARSSLTGPHAHFAEHRGRILRYPVDVTPWLALPDAPDAQDWSDVAALAGPGASVTLTAFREPPPGDWEILFHAEGVQLVDESVAAAPDPEAVLLGPADVPEMLELVARTRPGPFLPRTIELGTYLGIRRSGVLVAMAGERLHPPGWTEISGVCTDESVRGQGLAGRLVRAVAHGIRERGETPFLHAAASNTNAVRLYEALGFRLRRRTEFLSALVPQQVTVPRPAPAPGPAAGAFGAPARAEGPGPKVPTGTFGPRSGS, from the coding sequence GTGCCCGTACATTCCTCCGCCGGCCACCCGGCCCATCCGCTGGACAACCCCGCCCGCTCCTCGCTGACCGGCCCGCACGCCCACTTCGCGGAGCACCGCGGCCGCATTCTGCGCTACCCCGTCGACGTCACTCCGTGGCTCGCCCTGCCGGACGCCCCGGACGCCCAGGACTGGTCCGATGTCGCCGCTCTCGCCGGTCCCGGGGCCTCGGTCACCCTGACCGCGTTCCGTGAGCCGCCGCCCGGGGACTGGGAGATCCTCTTCCACGCCGAGGGTGTCCAGCTCGTCGACGAGTCGGTGGCCGCGGCACCGGACCCCGAGGCCGTGCTCCTGGGGCCCGCCGATGTCCCCGAGATGCTGGAGCTGGTGGCCCGCACCCGCCCCGGACCCTTTCTGCCGCGCACCATAGAACTCGGCACCTACCTGGGCATCCGCCGCTCCGGCGTCCTCGTCGCGATGGCGGGGGAGCGGCTGCACCCGCCCGGCTGGACCGAGATCAGCGGGGTCTGCACCGACGAGTCCGTACGGGGGCAGGGGCTCGCGGGCCGGCTCGTCCGGGCGGTCGCCCACGGGATCAGGGAACGCGGCGAGACCCCGTTCCTGCACGCCGCCGCGTCCAACACCAACGCCGTCCGGCTCTACGAAGCCCTCGGCTTCCGGCTGCGCCGCAGGACGGAGTTCCTGTCGGCCCTCGTTCCCCAGCAGGTCACGGTCCCCCGGCCCGCTCCCGCCCCCGGCCCGGCAGCCGGGGCCTTCGGCGCCCCCGCCCGTGCCGAAGGCCCCGGGCCGAAAGTCCCGACCGGGACCTTCGGCCCGCGCTCGGGGTCGTAA
- a CDS encoding bifunctional o-acetylhomoserine/o-acetylserine sulfhydrylase — MSQPLDSVTAGHTPEDHDRQEAGPAWSFETKQIHSGASPDPTTGARAVPIYQTSSFVFRDTQHAADLFSLAEPGNIYTRIHNPTQDVLEQRIAALEGGVAAVALASGQAAETLAILTLAGAGDHIVSSTSLYGGTYNLFRHTLPRFGIEVSFVDDPDDIAQWQAAIRPNTKALFAETLGNPRGDVLDIRAVADAAHGAGLPLIVDNTVPTPYLLRPIEHGADIVVHSATKFLGGHGTTLGGVVVDGGTFDFGTHSERFPDFHTPDPSYHGLRYWPDLGPSAFAVKLRVQLLRDLGPALSPHSAFLLLQGVETLSLRLERHTSNALALARWLEQRDEVAAVHYAGLESNRWYEAGQHYLPRGAGAVLSFELRDGAEAGKRFVDAVELFSHLANIGDVRSLIIHPASTTHSQLTEEQLAATGATAGLVRLSVGLENVDDLTADLEAGFRAAKAAS; from the coding sequence ATGAGCCAGCCCCTCGACTCCGTCACCGCAGGGCACACGCCCGAGGACCACGACCGGCAGGAGGCCGGACCCGCCTGGTCGTTCGAGACCAAGCAGATCCACTCCGGCGCGTCCCCCGACCCGACGACGGGTGCCCGTGCGGTGCCGATCTACCAGACGTCGTCGTTCGTCTTCCGCGACACCCAGCACGCCGCCGACCTGTTCTCGCTCGCCGAACCGGGCAATATCTACACCCGCATCCACAACCCCACCCAGGACGTTCTGGAGCAGCGGATCGCGGCGCTGGAGGGCGGCGTCGCGGCCGTCGCGCTCGCCTCGGGGCAGGCGGCGGAGACCCTGGCGATCCTGACACTGGCCGGTGCCGGGGACCACATCGTCTCCTCCACGTCGCTCTACGGCGGCACGTACAACCTGTTCCGGCACACGCTCCCCCGGTTCGGCATCGAGGTGTCGTTCGTCGACGACCCCGACGACATCGCGCAGTGGCAGGCCGCGATCCGGCCCAACACCAAGGCGCTGTTCGCGGAGACGCTCGGCAATCCGCGCGGTGACGTCCTGGACATCCGGGCCGTCGCGGACGCGGCGCACGGGGCCGGGCTGCCCCTCATCGTCGACAACACCGTGCCCACGCCCTACCTCCTGCGGCCCATCGAGCACGGCGCGGACATCGTCGTCCACTCCGCGACGAAGTTCCTCGGCGGGCACGGCACCACGCTCGGCGGGGTGGTCGTGGACGGCGGCACCTTCGACTTCGGTACGCACTCCGAGCGCTTCCCCGACTTCCACACCCCCGACCCGAGCTACCACGGGCTGCGCTACTGGCCGGATCTCGGACCGTCCGCCTTCGCCGTGAAGCTCCGCGTCCAGCTGCTGCGCGACCTGGGGCCCGCGCTCTCTCCGCACTCGGCGTTCCTGCTGCTCCAGGGGGTGGAGACGCTGAGCCTCCGGCTGGAGCGGCACACCTCCAACGCGCTGGCGCTCGCCCGGTGGCTGGAGCAGCGCGACGAGGTGGCGGCGGTGCACTACGCCGGTCTGGAGTCGAACCGCTGGTACGAGGCGGGGCAGCACTATCTGCCGCGCGGTGCTGGTGCGGTGCTGTCGTTCGAGCTGCGGGACGGGGCCGAGGCGGGCAAGCGGTTCGTGGACGCGGTCGAGCTGTTCAGCCACCTCGCCAACATCGGTGACGTACGGAGCCTGATCATCCACCCCGCGTCGACCACGCACAGCCAGCTGACCGAGGAGCAGCTCGCCGCCACCGGTGCGACCGCGGGCCTCGTACGGCTGTCGGTGGGGCTGGAGAACGTGGACGACCTCACGGCGGATCTGGAGGCGGGGTTCCGGGCCGCGAAGGCGGCGTCCTGA